From Salvelinus alpinus chromosome 20, SLU_Salpinus.1, whole genome shotgun sequence:
GTGTGTATCAAAGAAGCTAAAACGAGGAAGAAACTTTCTGGTATGTCTAATGGGATCCTAATATTCTTCTGTGATATGGTTTATCTGGGCAACCAAGAGGTCTGTGTTAAGTTAATCTACTTTTAGAGTTAACCACGGTTTTGGATGAGGGTGTCAGAAATATATTATTTTATCTCTGAAAAATATATCTCTCCCTGGCTGTTTGGATTTCCTCTGGGCTCTATTACAGACTCTGCCCTGCTGAACTGATACGCTAGGAAAAAATCTATATCTGGAAATCGAAACTAAGTAACCATGAATGAGGGGGAGGCCGAGATAACCGAGGAGAAAGACTGGAAGGAGCTGGAGCCCAACTATGCCATCAAAGTCTTCCTCACTGTCCTGTACAGCCTCATCCTGCTCACAGGCATCGTGGGTAATGGAATCACCATTCGGGTGACACAGGTGCTGCGGCAGAATGGCTACCTGCAAAAGTACGTGACGGACCACATGGTGAGCCTGGCATGTTCCGACCTTCTGGTCCTCCTCATAGGAATGCCTGTAGAGCTCTACAGTGCCACGTGGTTCCCCTTCACCTCAGCCTCGGGTGACGCTTCCTGCAAGATCTACAACTTTCTGTTTGAGGCCTGCAGTTACGCCACCATCTTGAACGTGGCGACGCTCAGCTTTGAACGCTACATAGCCATTTGCCACCCGTTCCGCTTCAAGGTCCTGGGCAGAGAGCGAACAACGGGGAGTCTCATCGCTCTCGCTTGGGTCACGTCCGTGTTCATTGCCCTCCCGCTGCTGTTCGTCACAGGAATGGAGGGCTATGTCCCAGAGCGAGCCATCATGCCTGTCCAGAACCTGACGTTCTGCACCAACCTGAGAAACCAGTGGGGGATGTACAGGGCCAGTATCTTTGTGGCGTTCATTGTGTACATGGTGGTGCTGGTCAGCGTGGGGGTCATGTGTCGGGCCATGAT
This genomic window contains:
- the LOC139547007 gene encoding G-protein coupled receptor 39-like, translating into MNEGEAEITEEKDWKELEPNYAIKVFLTVLYSLILLTGIVGNGITIRVTQVLRQNGYLQKYVTDHMVSLACSDLLVLLIGMPVELYSATWFPFTSASGDASCKIYNFLFEACSYATILNVATLSFERYIAICHPFRFKVLGRERTTGSLIALAWVTSVFIALPLLFVTGMEGYVPERAIMPVQNLTFCTNLRNQWGMYRASIFVAFIVYMVVLVSVGVMCRAMILVLQKTMGPIGRGVNGVEDKPKHESARVKAAKKQTILFLGLIVGSLTVCWLPNQVRRLMTAAVPKSSWTMSYFRNYVVLHPVADTFFYLSSVLNPFLYNLSSRQFRQVFVQVLRCRLTIEHVNKRTLRSFEANSARSLRPLLKSLRRGGGNRSTQTQSKEFKMPTFTTFHSPKDTPPPSPGEALPTTDESLSNSVRKGNIPEETEI